A genomic window from Methanovulcanius yangii includes:
- the endA gene encoding tRNA-intron lyase, with amino-acid sequence MIGKREGTTVVLGKDGTALHEQSGFGRVTRDKLTLAPEEALYLVHRNKIEVKGEDFTSLLAVFSVEHGFMRRFLVYRDMRERGYVIQPGPHDFRVFRRGEKPGKGRSQYMIRVLSERDLVNFTEIAADVGTTGNMRKQYVIAVVDDEDEITYYEVKTDGLKSAGPAISCPPIEAGVFGSAVLTLQREAFPDDAWIGTPLDKTRLLLSPMEALYLQERGLLVFQPDAAAGEEFFRRACAEDPELPEKGATYSHMRDLGYIPRTAYKFGHHFRVYSGGKKHSELLVHAIASGIALPMSVISRSVRLAHSVRKKMLFACVDQKNIEFIEFARIKL; translated from the coding sequence GTGATTGGAAAGCGCGAGGGCACAACGGTCGTGCTGGGGAAAGATGGCACAGCACTCCATGAGCAGAGCGGTTTTGGCCGGGTCACACGGGATAAACTGACGCTTGCGCCTGAAGAAGCGCTCTATCTCGTCCACCGGAACAAGATTGAGGTGAAAGGTGAAGACTTTACCTCGCTCCTGGCGGTTTTTTCAGTAGAACATGGATTTATGCGCAGGTTTCTCGTGTATCGCGATATGCGTGAGCGTGGATATGTGATCCAGCCCGGCCCGCATGACTTCCGTGTCTTCCGGCGGGGGGAAAAACCGGGAAAGGGCCGTTCCCAGTACATGATCCGTGTGCTCTCGGAACGGGATCTGGTAAACTTCACCGAGATTGCCGCCGACGTCGGAACGACGGGAAACATGCGTAAACAGTATGTGATTGCAGTCGTCGACGATGAAGACGAGATCACCTACTACGAGGTGAAGACGGATGGGCTCAAATCAGCGGGCCCGGCGATCTCCTGCCCACCCATCGAGGCGGGGGTGTTCGGCAGTGCGGTCCTCACCCTCCAGCGGGAGGCGTTTCCTGATGATGCATGGATAGGGACGCCGTTGGATAAGACGCGGCTTCTTCTCTCGCCAATGGAAGCACTCTATCTGCAGGAACGCGGCCTTCTCGTATTCCAGCCCGATGCCGCTGCGGGAGAGGAGTTTTTCCGTCGCGCCTGCGCCGAAGACCCTGAGCTCCCCGAGAAAGGCGCCACCTACAGTCACATGCGTGACCTCGGCTATATTCCACGAACCGCATATAAATTCGGTCACCACTTCCGGGTCTATTCCGGGGGGAAAAAGCACTCGGAACTGCTGGTTCATGCCATTGCATCCGGCATCGCCCTCCCCATGAGCGTGATTTCCCGGTCTGTCCGTCTTGCCCACAGCGTGCGCAAGAAGATGCTTTTTGCATGTGTAGATCAAAAAAATATTGAATTCATAGAATTTGCCCGAATAAAATTGTAA